The nucleotide sequence ATCAATGTAATTCACGTAACTATCCACCTAGGTTTTAGTATTACAAAGAGATGAATAGATGGGTGACAATGGTGATGATGGTTGATGCCGGAGTCTCCTTGATCGGGTTGATGACGTAGCGGGGCCCTTTTTGTCGGTTGCCCCACTGGATCTCTTCCATAGGCTAGGGTTCTTGGTTCTGGTGCAAGTTGTTCTCTATGTGTATCTTCTCAATGATCCGAAGGGACCGGGGTGAAGTAGTCGATCCAGGGGAGGTGGCACTGCTTGGTAAGAGCACTGGCACGAGCGATTGCCCCCGTACCAGGTGTCGTCTTCTCCTCTAGAAGCGTCTGCGCGACTGCGCTTTCTCCTAGCTAATCGCTGGTTTCTATGTTAGGTACTTGGGTTATTATCATGCCAATTAGCTTGATTCACCCGTATATTAAAAATTAACATCTTTAATACTTTGATTATTTCCATCATTAAGATCTTGGGTGAATCGGACAAAGAAAGGTGCGCACACACAATAAAATCTGAAAACTCTACACTTATTATACAAAATAAGAAGTAAAATATGATGCAAAATTGGACTCATCAGTGGACCGCACATCTGTGCCGCGACTCAAAAACTTGGTTTTGCATAGCCCACACATCTTCGTGTTTGCTTTAAGTTTTGTATAGTGGAACTTACTACGGTAGGCGATTATAGTTTATTTATTCATAAGTTGTTAAGCTCTGGTGTACAAAACTTAAGGTGAACAAGAAGTTGGTGTGGGATGTGTGAAATAAATTTTTTGAATCTCGCAACAGATGTGTTGTTCATAGTGTGTGCGCGCTCCCTTGCGTGCCCCCTGCGAAGTTCTCCTAGAAGTCTCATAGGATATTAAAATTTCAAGTCTTATTTATTTTCCTTGTTAACCCctcagtaaagaaatataagagcgcttAGATCACTACTTAGTGATCTAAATACTATTATTTTTGTTTATAGAGGGTGTACTTGTTTACATGGCGTATAAGGCTACAAATTATGGACCAGCTACTAACCAAGCGCATCAATTGACATAAATGAAACATAAAAAATGTTCTTTCCTTGTTTATAAGTACACTTTCTTATTAATGTTGCAATGTTTTCTTACCTATATATTATCAATTTGGAAGAAAGTATCGTAAGACATGTAAACACACATAGTTTCTAGGTGGATAATACATAAACCATTTTATTAGGAGAAGGAAAGGTGCAAACCCACATTTTGGATTATAATATGATTTGATGTTGCCTTAAAATAAAAATCTTCAAAAAATTCTTAAAAAAATCTCCAAAAGGAATTCAAATGGCATGTACGTGtctagagaaaaataaaaaaaaaattattACTCCTATGTTCAAAGTATAAGAAGTTTTAGAGCTTTTGACAATCAAAGATTTTCCGTGGTTCACCATTGGTATAGAAATAATATATATTGTATAAAATCTAGAATTGTTATTTACAGTTTTTTTTCATAATACATAATTATCATTTTGAAATAACATAGAGTTAACAAATTTATTGGGAAGTTCTTTAAGAGTAGGGTGTGGTAAACTCAGGTGGAATTAGCCGGTGATTTTGGACATGCTTCTTCTTTCCAGAACAAGGCACGTAATGCATGCATCGTCTTTTTTTTCAATGCAAAACATGTAGCTTCACCTTAGTTGTTAatatatttttcttcttttttgttatcATCTCTTTTTACAGGTATTTGTTTTGTTCTCTTCTTGAGAAATAGGGCCTGCTGAAAAACATGTCGTTATGTGCACTGGAAAATTTGCAGTGAATGAAAGAAGATTATAAATAACACGAGCACAAATGCACTTGCTACACATGCAGTGTAAAGCAAGAAAAAAATAGCATCGATGCATCTAGTttaaagaaaaatgaaaataacaATTAATATATCCATGTAAAGCAAAAAGAGGCTTAATTATTGATAGATGTTCCTTTCTAATTAACTCATTCATCACGAGTTTTATTTACATGTATAGGAAATCGTTATTTGTAAGATATAGCTATAAGTAACCATGACCTCTGCTTTTGATTATTGTAGACCATCTGTTGTAGATCTGCCAGGTGCAGGGACATTCTAGTGACCACATTGAACAGTAACGACAGGACGATCGATCGTGATGTGCGCTTGTAACTTGACCAATGCCACCAGCAAGTGTGTACCACTCTAGTTGAGCTACAGCAGCCAGTATTTTTCGCGTAACTAATATTGTGTACTTAATTAGAGACATACTTATTCGCAAAAGAAAGAACTAGAGACATACCAACTATTACATACAAGAGACAGAAACCCATGACTTATGTGTCGACATATTCTCTAGAAGTCCAGAggagtttctttttttttctttttatcgcGGGTGAGTCCACAGGCGTTTGGAGCACGCAGGGGTGGCTGAGGCTCTGTGTTGTTGTATGGGAGTGTTAGGGGGCGTTTGGTTCTGGGGCTATCCCTTAGTGGGATAGGGATAGCCAGATTTTTTGAGGATGCCACATGTTTGGAAGTTAGGATGAGATGGCTGGGGATAACCTGCTTTAAGGAATATTCGCTCTGAAACCTGGCTGCCGATAGCCGCGAGAATCTGGCGAACGAGGGCAGCCACCCACGCTCGCTCCGCTTCAGTTTACCTCCCTGTCTCCCGAATCGTTTTCTTTTGTTTATCTCGCCTCACGAACAGATATTGACGACGGGATCGGGCTGTATGGGCGGCGGTGCTTGGCGACCGCCGGCGGCAGGAAACGGATAGCGCTTGCAGCTGGACTTGACGAGGCTGCCATGTTCCTCTGCCCTCTTCTGTGGTTCGATTTGACCCCTCTCCCGTTTCTATGCAACAAGCACGGAGAAGCACCGCGCTACACCCGGCAAAAAAAAGCACTGCGTTGCTGCTCTTTTGTGCTACGATCTACGTATATCTTTCTCGTTTTTCTGTAGCTAGCTGGTTCGTGTGTATGAAGAATGTCTGCATTTAATCTACTTGCTCGTCCGTTTGCCATGCTTGCTTCTTTACGCATGCAAATAATGTAGAAATAGTGTGGAtataacctctcttgtttttttttttttgcatgcttGCTTCTTTACTCGGTACTTCGAGTTGATTTCAAAAAGTTGATCTAAAATTGCATGTGTAGGGGTAATCTCACCTTCTTCTAGCAATGAGGTCATCACAACAATCTATCCAATTCTCATTCTTCCAACCAAACAATAAAATGTGGTTATCCAACCCACTCAATCCTACGCAACCAAACAACAAAAATGGCTATCCCTAACCAGGTGGTTGGGGTTATCATCAGCCAAGCCATCCTCGCCCTCGAACAAAAATGGCTATCCCTAACCAGGTGGTTGGGCGTTAGGTACTGTTGGCAGCAGTAGCGGCAGACTGGAGTTCCACTTTTTAGTTTTAAAAACTTGACGAACTAGACAAATAATATTTACTATACAAACTCTATAATTGTTACTTACAGTTTTTTCATAATACATAATTCTCATTTTGAAATAACAAAGATAGTGGTTTACAGTTTCTTTCAGAGGAGTTTACAAATTTATTGGGAACTTATTTAAGACTAGGGTGTGGTAAACTCAGGCGGCAGTAGCCGGGGATGTGGACATGGGTTTGTAATTCATGTATCATCCTTTCTTTCAATGCAAAGCATGTAGCTTCACCTTGGTTGttactttctttttcttcttttttcgttATCGTTTTTTACGTCCCAGATTCCCCCGCCGCGGCCATCTGCTTCACCGGTACTACCAAAAAGTCTCATGCTTACGTTACTGCGACTGATATATAAGTATGATCTCGGACTACGAAGACCCAGTCATGCTTCTGGTTTCCATTCTCATCATCATATTGAAGGAAACTCCTCATGCTCTGCCATAAGAACTTGGAGTCCGTATCATGGTGAAGGTAAGGTAACGTTGTGACTCTTGCTCAAAAAACTGACCGAACACGTTCGAGTTATTGGCTCGTCCGACCCGGCGGCATTCATGAGTCGCTCGTTCAACTGTCCCTCAGAGACACGGTCGAGAagtgccaccccccccccctcccccgcccttTCTTTCTCTCGGTCCCACCAAGGTGGGGCCCTCTGGGGTAATaaagaaatggataaaaaaggggGACTTCTGCTACGGGCTAACCCATTATTTGTGAGGGAAGTCGCATCCGTCCCATCGCAACCACCTACAATGTCATGATCACATTGGTATTTTTTTATCTTCTTGAAAAATAGGGCCTACTTTAAAACACATCATTACGTGCAACGAATGAAAGAAGATACAAATAACACACGGACAAATGCACTTGGTACGCATGTAGGGTAACGCAAGAAATAAATAGCATCCATGCATGTAGTGTAAAgaaaaattaaaataataattaataTATCCATGTAAATCAAAAGGAGGCCTAATTATTGATGGGTGTTCCTTCTAATTAACTCATTCATATGAGTTTTATTTCTTCTGTTTACATGTATAGGAAGTCTTTATTTGTAAGATATACCTACAAGGAACCATGACCTATGCTTTTGATTGTTGTAGGCCATGTGTAGTAGGTCTGCCTGGGACATTCTGGTGACCACAGTGACAGTAACGAGAGTACGATCATCATGATGTGCGCTGGTACCTTGACCAATGCCACCAGGTGTGTACCACTCTAGTTGAGCTACATCAGCCAGTAGTTTTGGCGTAACTAATATTGTGTACTTTTTTAGAACTCAATAATATTGTGTACTTAACTAGAGACATACCAACTGTTACATACAAGAGACAGAAACGCATGACGTGTGTGTCGACATATTCTCTAGAAGTCCAGAGGAGATTTGGAGAACGCATGGGTTAAGCGTTTGGTACTGTTGGCAGCAGTAGCGGCAGACGAGTCccctgctactccctccgttcggaattatttgtctcggaaatggatgtatctagaactaaaatacatctagatacatccatttctgcgacaagtaattccgaacgaagggagtacctTGCTATTCGATCCCTTCCTTTCGTTTTTAGCTTGCCAAAACTTGACAAACCAGACGAGTCCCCTGCTATCATTTGGTCTTTGGCAATGGAATCCCAGTGGTGTCCTATTGGCCCCCATTTATTTTCTTCAGCATGAACACCATGCATGCCACGTTTCTCACTTCTTTTTCACACAAGTACATTTCTCTACTTTTTAATTAAGGAATACTAATATATTTCcccaatttttcttctttttaggggATAATATTATTTTTGAGGTAGAGGGGATAATATATTTCTCTATATCATTAAGGTTTTTTATCTTTCGGTCTGAGTTTTATTTTAATGTATGGGCCGcagagtttttttcttttctttgaggaATAGCAgagcttttttttttgaggggtagaGCATTTTTATATTCATGGCAGTAGGGTTGTCGTCCTGGAGGATATAAAGCTCACGTCGGCCCGGCCAACCGATTACAGTACTGAGTAATCATGCTGCGGGCCCATGGAGCTCCTGGGCTGGCTTCGGCCCACGGGAACACGTGCTGTACCAGACCGGCCTGGTCCTACCCGTGACGTCAGCCTCTCCTGCCTGTCCCTTCACGCTCAGGCATGGCCACTGTCACGACTCAACTTCAACTTCTCATGCTTCTTTTTTTTGTGTGAATAAACTTCTCATACTGCTTAACGATGCATAATTGAACCACAGAGGAGCTAAATGCTCaggatctttttttttcttttcattttcttttccacATTTGTTTCAGGAATTTCCGCAACGAAAAGAGCATTATCATCAGATGCCCCATTCCCATTAAATGTCTCAAAAAACAAGGACCCTCGACAAAGCCATCGCGATCCGACAATAACGACACAATTCAGTTCAACGGGTCAATCATACCCAACACTCGCCCTCACGCCGAGGCCCTGCACCCGAGACATAACATCACGTGCCGAAATGACGCGGCACCCGCCGTCTACATTATTTCCAACCTTCTGCTAGGTTAAAAGTCTAAAACCCCCAGGCCCAGACCGCCTGCTGCGGCGACAAATGGCATGCTCTAAGCACAGAGATTAGACTGCGTTGCGGTTGTGGTACAGTTTCGGCACGTTGCAGCCCAGTGGCTTGTCGTTTGCCGGGCACTGTAGAGACGAGCTGGTTAGACCTACCGTTTACAGCAACCACGACTAAGCCTGCATCAATCAGTAACATGTACTGCTGGATATATAGATAGGTTTGGGGACTATATGGCGACCAGGCAGACATATAATAAGCCATGAGCAGCAAGCATACTGTGTTTGGTACCCTACACACACAAAAAAGGGTGCAGAATTGCATGAAATTAGGGGATATGGTATGGCAGACCTCTGTACTCTGCAGCAAGGCAAGTGCACAAAGCCTGCAGTACAGCTCACCTAACTCAAGGCCAGCAAGCACATGAACAAGATCAGAGACCCACCATCACAACTAAGCAGACATACAAATAAGCCGGCAACAGTGAATGGCATCTCGTTCAAATACTGTGCTTGTCACCCTACAAACAAAGTACCAACGACGATCGAGGGCGCACATTGCAGAGTTACATCGAAGAAAATGACAGGATGGGCCTTTGTTTCTGTTATTGCTAGCAACAAGGCAAGCACACAGTCCTGGATGGCGTCGATTTCGATGTCGATGGAGAAGGGAATGACTGCAGCCGAGACAAGCTGAAGAACAATCTTCATAGCAGTGTAGGTCACATAACCCAGGACAAGGTCAGATAAGAATATATAAACGAGCAGCGCATTGTTGTCTGTTCTACCCGACTTGTGATAAGAATGTATATAAACGAGAAGCTGCGGGTTCTAATGATAACATTTCCCCACAAAATGAACAAGCTCATGACGATGATGGCGGGGGCGGTGATGGAGGCGGCGTCGATGGTCCCCTTGGCTCATTGCCTTGCTGGTGATCCTTCCCAGCAACTTTCTCATCCAAGACATCCTTCAGCCCTTCCTGATAGGTCTCCACATAGTTCTTCACCGCACTCGTGTAGGTAGACGCGCGGGTCATGTATATGCGCCGCAGCGCAGGCTTCAGCGTCTCCGCCCCGCCCTTTGCTGCCACTGCGAGATCCTCAAGCAGACTAGGCTCGCTCGTAGTTTTCCCCTCCTTGGCCTTGCTGCTGTTAGGGTCAGACTCCTCTTTGACCTTCTTGTAATCATTTGGCCTGAGCTCGGGACCGATGTCCCTGACCCAGGAAGCCCCGTAGAGCCTGGTTGCCTCCTTGAGGATGCACCATTTCTCTTTCAGCGTGAGCTTAGGATGCCTCTTGGTGCCCGGAGGGTCTGGCAGAGAAGATGGGAAGGCGATCTCTTTAAGATCATACCTCACATAATCATACAACTTCCTGCAAACAACTCTGAACTTCATGCTACTTGATTGCTCCTACAGCAACCTCCTTATGGGGATCGACGATCAATTAACCTGCACAGCTGTAAGAAGTAAGAGCATAGCTTGTTAtacctttcaattttttttctctccAACATTTTGGATTAGGAATATCAAAGAAAAGACAATAAGACAGGACACAGTGAAGTTGCTGCAAATGGTAAGACTGAACAAAGGATGCGATGTGGCAGGAAATATTTTGGAAACCATGCGCGAGTTTAAAGTAATTAACTGGATGTCCTGTGAACAACAAAGCACCCATTCGGTGTGTCCATCACAGAGGCACTTTATCAAACACCTTCCCTACATAAGGAAAGTAAAGACAGCCCACGGATTTAGCTAAGCATTAAGCAAGCAAACCATTCATCAGATTATAAGTTCAGCTAGAATGGACGCTCTCTTATACAGAGGATCACAAACCCATACCACGTGAATACAAATCAATACTGCATGAAACAATCAGACTGGAAGTGTAGGCTCAGTTTCCGGACAGAGAAATAAACTAACTGCTCGGGAAGTAAGCCTAGAAAGAAGGTCACCTCCTTGAGTTGAGTCCTAGAGGCACCTTCGGCCTCGGTGACATCCCCAGAGTCCAGAGTCGACGTCGAGAGAGTGGGAGGCGATTTGGCAGGAGGAGAGGAGCAGTGACGGTGAAGGTCATCTGAGCCTTTTCGGGGGAGTGGGATGGTATCAATCAGGGTGCAAGTGGGAGAGGGCTGACTAGCAGCCTAAGGGACCTCGCAAGCCCGACTCGACTTATGTAATTCTGTCCGGGCTCCTCCCCCGGCGGCCAGTTTTTTGGCCGTGCTGATTTTGCCATTTGTGAATATATGCACACTCTTCACTATCAATATACGACAGATTATTGACGTTGTTTGACTAGGAATTAATCAGCACCGTGGAACAAATAAAACTTGTTGAAGCAATGCACATCTGCTCTCACGGaagcatttgaccgaacaccttgCCTTCATATCAGAGCATATCCTTCCTCTATGAAGCGTCTAACCAGAAACCTCGGCTTCACGAGGAAACGCGGCGAGGCTGGATAGCATGCACATGGCGGAAACTAGAGAGGCAACCGAGGAAGCGGGACTCGAACGTCGTCGAGCTCTCGATTTGCGGACGGGGTGAAGATCAGCTCGCGCGAGATGCAAACCTGGCCGTGGTGCGCCGAAGCGAGGATGGTCCGCGTTCCGGCGTCGTCGCTGGGGAGGGGaaggccgaaggaggaggaggaggcgcggcgcCTTCTTTCTTCCAAGAGTCGGCGCGGAGAGGCGACGGCTGCGGCGCCGGCGAGGCTGGCGCGCGTTCCGGGCGGCGGGCTGtatttgttttttttttccttGGAAATGATTTGTAACTGGGCGCGCCGCTGGCCTCCCATGTCGCCATGACCGGTCCACGTCGGATTTGGGGGGATGGCGTCCGCGTCCACGTCTCGCACGTCCCGCTCGCCGGACGAGCGATGGCGCGTCCTATACGCGGCCGATCTGCAGATGCACACGCTCACGTTCCACGACGGCGAGTTGATTCTTCGCCGGGACGCGCTTCGCCTCGTGCTGATAGACGAGCGCGGGGTTACGATCGATGCGAGGTTTCTCCGCGATGGGGAACATATCGACATTGGTGACGTCATTTCCTTGCCCTGTTATTTTGCGAGAATCAGGGAGCGATTGCCGGCGACGTGGTCGTCTCCTATGGGCGAGGTACACGGGACGGATCATGGCGCGGCATGCGGGAGACGGACAGGCAACCAGGTTTGTACTCCGACCCGTGTCGAGGGGACCCAGAACCCCACCCACCGCCCGTCAATGGCGGATGGGAGACACGTGGAGGTAGATCGCCATGGGGGACCCGCTCCCGACCCGGAAGCGGAACCATATGGAGCCGGGGGGGGCGGAGAGGGAAGCATTATTCTCCCCACCTACCACAAGCGCACGAGACGCGCACCTCGCCTCCCTCTTTGGGCATCTGTGGGAGCGAGCTAGGGTTTGTCCTCCCAATCATCCCCCACGCGAATCCTTCGGGTGGTGGCGCGGCAAGGCAGGAGGAGACGACCGCTCCTTCGCCCAGGTAGCTGCGGCGGAGCGGGCCGGTGGTGTTCGGCGAGAGGCGATGGGGGAGCGTGGCGGGGGGCGATTCGGAGGGTGGCGGGACAATATGGCGCGGGGCGGATTCGGCGGGGGGCGCAAGGCTCCGCTGCCAAATCAGCCCCGCCATATGGTCTGGCAGCGCCCAGATCCACCACCACCGGCGACCGGGAGCTCGAGATCTGACGGTGGCGAGGCCGGAGACAGATGGGAAGCTGCCGCGCGGGCCATGAGCGGCGCGGCCAAGGAGAAGTCGACAGGGGCTAAGGAGCCATCTCCGCAACCCCCGCCTCCACTTCCACCGGCTGGACAAGCTGCAACCAAAATTATCAATGAGATCTGCGTCAACTGCTCCCTCCCAGGTCACTTTGCTCCTCGCTGCCCTACTATTCGTTGTGAGAAGTGCAACAAGCTAGGTCACATGGCTCAACTATGCCAAACTCTGAGGCCCTGGGAATGCGTACCTCTCATGTGCGGATTCCAGTCTCCTGGTCAGGGTTTTTTCTATATTCCTGATATGTGCATCGCCAAGCAGAGTACAGAAAAAACTAACAATGTAGTGATCACTATTGTGGAAGGGGTAGCATCTGTGAAAGAGATTGAGCATGAATTCAATGCCATCTTTGCAAAAAAGCCTGGTAAGAAGAAATGGCGCTGTACGGCTCGTTCCATTGGCCCTAACAAGTTTGTGATGCGCTTCCCTAATGCTAGTGAGGTGGAGAGGGCTTGCTGTTATGGGAAACGTATGCCTTTGATGGAAGGGGCTGTGGTGGTTTGTATTACACCCTGGACGGCATCTATAGGGGCAAAAGGAATATTAGAAAAAGCGTGGGTGAGGGTTCGTAACATTCCTATAGAAAAAAGATGTGCTGAACATGCAGCTTATGCTGGGGCTTTGGTGGGGATAACACTTGAGGTTGATGAATCTACAATTCATAAACCTGAGTATGTCAGGATCCTGCTGGGGTGCAGAGAGGTGGAAAGAATTCCCCCCTCGGCCGAAGGAATGCTTGGGGAGCAATATtatgatttcttttatgaagttgAGAAAACTGTAACATCAGGGGCTAGCAAGGCCCAGTCCTCTATTGCAGTTGACAGCAGTGCATCTCCTTCCTTCCCCAAGAAAGCCAGGATGGGATCCTATCCTGCTGATTCTATGGGGCAGGGGGAAACAAGTGCTTCCATGGTTGGTACATATTCATCTCAAAATTATGACAAAGGGGGGCAGAGGTTGGCTGTAGTGGctgaaagtgaagaagaagaagaaagtgatgATGGTAATCATACTGAACTGCTTATTGAAACCATGGCTAGAGAGCATGCTGATGAGAAAATGGTTCATTGTGACCCTCTTAATGGGGGCGTTGTTTGTGGAAAAAATCAAGAGGAGATGGGGAAAGATGAGATGGCTGGAGCTCTCACCCATGATGTCAGGGTTCAAAAAGGTGCTTGGGGAATTTTGACTCCTATTCCTCCTTCACCCCTCTATCTCCAATATGAAGACACAACTTATGGGGGTGTTATCTCTCCTCTGGCAGATTATGTCACATGGCCATCCCTTCCTCATATTGTTCCTCTTGAGGAAGGATCTATGGAAGGGGGAGAGAACTACAGTTCTTACACAGTCGAGTCCCCATCGGGGTCACCAATTCAGGATAAAATGGTGGGTGAGGAATATGCACCACGGAGACAGATGCAGAAGCTGGAAAAAATAGAGGAGGTGGCCACCAACAGGATGAGGAAGCGAGACGCAGAAGGTATGAAAGTACCAAACTCGAAAAATCAGTTCTCTGCTTTATCTGATTCAGCTATTATTCTGCGTGCATCATTAATGGGGGTGCAAATTCCAGATGATAATTTTGCTGTAGTAGATACTCTTCGTGAGCTTGAACTTTCTAGAAATCTATTACGTGATAAAAATGATGATGTGAATCCCTCTAAAATAACTATTAATGATGGGATGGGTAATGATGTACCTCTCTTGTTAACCTGGGATGATGACAATAAGGATAATGAGGAACCTTTTATCCTTGTTCAGTCcagacaaaagaaaaaaaagaactacCGCAGAAGATCAGTAGTGAATATATCTCCTAATAAAGCGGATAGGCCTATGACGAGAAGTCAAAAGAAAAAAGGTGAGGGTAGGGCTGCTATGGACCCTGGCAGACCCACCAGGTTTAAGGATAAACCCGAACGATATAAATGAAGGGCATCTTTTGGAATTGCAGGGGGGCAGGTAAGAAGGGCATGTCTACCTGTCTCACTGATATGATTGATGCCAATGGGATTGATTTTATTGGGTTACAGGAGACTATGAAAGAGACATATAAAGCATCCTTTTTTAGGAAGCTTGACCCGAGACAGAGGTTTCATTGGGAATGGAACCCATCCAGGGGGAAATCTGGAGGGATCCTTTGTGGGATTAGTAAAGATAACTTTGATATACTCGCAACTAGGAGTGGTAAATATATACTGCAGTTAGATCTGTTGGATAAGATCAAAAACTGTAGCTGGTCATTGATGATTGTATATGGTGCGGCTCATGATGAATATAAACCTGAATTCATTGCAGAGCTATCTAATATGTGCCATAACACTAGCATGCCATATTTGGTTGGGGGGGACTTTAATATCATTAGACACAGTggggagaaaaataaaaaaacagccgTATCTCACTTCTCTGATGTGTTCAATTCTGTCATACACTTACTTGGGATGAGGGAGATCCATATGTCAGGTGGTGCTTATACCTGGTCCAATAAGCAAGAAAACCCTACTTTGGAAAAATTGGACAGAGTCCTTATGTCCCCTGATTGGGAAGATCTTTATCCCCTTGTGTCAGTTAATAAGTTGATCAAGGAGATTTCTGATCATAATCCCCTGCTTTTGGATGGAGGGAATGCCTCCTCTAGAGCACCAAGGAATAGGTGTTTTAGATTTGATAATACGTGGCTTAAGAATCCAGATTTCCTTCCCCTGGTATCTGAATTATGGGCAAGGCCAGTTTATACTATTAATCCCATCGACTCCTTGAACATTAAGCTGAAGAGGTTCAAGAAATTCTTTAAAGGATGGGGGTCTAATTTGTTTGGGCATAACAAAATTAGAAAGAGGCTTATTAAGCTTGAGCTTCAGGAACTAGAAATTATGGAGGAGGAGGTTGGTTTATGTGGAGAAGCATACACTAGAAAACTTGATATCCTGGTGGAACTTAATGAGATGTATGTAGAAGAGGAGATTCATTGGCACCAATTATCTAATGAGAGGtggcttttgaagggggacaacaacaCTGATTTCTTCCATAAAGTAGCCAATGGGCGTCGTAGGAAAAATTCCATGATTTCTCTTGAATGTGGATCTGTAACCATAGAGGGTACCAAAAATTTATTAGCCCATGCTACTGAATACTATAAGACCCTCTTTGGACCGGCTCCTGGCAACATCTGTCAGATTGATGCATCATTATGGTCTCAGGGGGAAAAATCTCTCCCGAGGACAATAAAGAATTGACTCGACCCTTCTCGCTAGAGGAGGTAAAAAAAGGCGTTGTTTAGCATGAAATCTAACCGTGCCCCTGGACCGGACGACATCCCTGCTGAGTTTTATCAACATTGCTGGGAGATAGTTTCCCGGGATCTTATGCGCTTGTTTGAGTGGTTTTATGAGGGTAAACTTGATGTAAAGAGATTGAATTATGGCATTATAACTCTGTTACCCAAGTCATCAAAGGCCAACAGAATTCAGCAGTATAGACCTATATGTCTGTTAAGATGTCCCTACAAGCTTCTCACCAAAGTCATGGAAATTAGAGCCAGCATATATGCGCATAAGTTGTTCAGCCTGCAACAAAATGCCTTCATAAAAGGGAGACACATAGTTGATGGCATATTATCTTTGCATGAGATCTTGCATTATACACATGTCAAAAAACAAGTGGGGATTGTCCTTAAGCTTGATTTTGAGAAAGCTTATGACAAAGTTAATTGGGACTTTTTACTTGATTGTCATGTGAAGCGTGGGTTTAACTCCAAATGGTGTGGGTGGGTTTCTCAAATTTTGAGGAATGGCACAGTAAGTGTCAAGATTAATGACGAGGTGGGGCCTTACATCCAAAGTGCTAAGGGGGTGAGGCAGGGAGATCCTCACTCCCCTTTTCTGTTTAATATGGCAGCTGAGTGTTTGACTAAGATGGTATTGGCAGCTCAAAAAAATGGTCTGGTTAAAGGGTTA is from Triticum aestivum cultivar Chinese Spring chromosome 1B, IWGSC CS RefSeq v2.1, whole genome shotgun sequence and encodes:
- the LOC123085365 gene encoding uncharacterized protein, whose amino-acid sequence is MKFRVVCRKLYDYVRYDLKEIAFPSSLPDPPGTKRHPKLTLKEKWCILKEATRLYGASWVRDIGPELRPNDYKKVKEESDPNSSKAKEGKTTSEPSLLEDLAVAAKGGAETLKPALRRIYMTRASTYTSAVKNYVETYQEGLKDVLDEKVAGKDHQQGNEPRGPSTPPPSPPPPSSS
- the LOC123085379 gene encoding uncharacterized protein encodes the protein MVWQRPDPPPPATGSSRSDGGEAGDRWEAAARAMSGAAKEKSTGAKEPSPQPPPPLPPAGQAATKIINEICVNCSLPGHFAPRCPTIRCEKCNKLGHMAQLCQTLRPWECVPLMCGFQSPGQGFFYIPDMCIAKQSTEKTNNVVITIVEGVASVKEIEHEFNAIFAKKPGKKKWRCTARSIGPNKFVMRFPNASEVERACCYGKRMPLMEGAVVVCITPWTASIGAKGILEKAWVRVRNIPIEKRCAEHAAYAGALVGITLEVDESTIHKPEYVRILLGCREVERIPPSAEGMLGEQYYDFFYEVEKTVTSGASKAQSSIAVDSSASPSFPKKARMGSYPADSMGQGETSASMVGTYSSQNYDKGGQRLAVVAESEEEEESDDGNHTELLIETMAREHADEKMVHCDPLNGGVVCGKNQEEMGKDEMAGALTHDVRVQKGAWGILTPIPPSPLYLQYEDTTYGGVISPLADYVTWPSLPHIVPLEEGSMEGGENYSSYTVESPSGSPIQDKMVGEEYAPRRQMQKLEKIEEVATNRMRKRDAEGLLKAEDKVKLQDGVKRLAHAAAVLADRPFPRDRLRLGDRDGIQIG